A portion of the Psilocybe cubensis strain MGC-MH-2018 chromosome 10, whole genome shotgun sequence genome contains these proteins:
- a CDS encoding Versatile peroxidase VPL1, translated as MAFARLPAIVAIALAAAQSAYAAAAARPVTCPSGHTTANAACCALFPVVDLLQDQLFDGAECGEEAHSALRLSFHDAIGFSIHGGKGGGADGSILAFNKTETAFHANGGIDDITDGQFPIWQQTSLSAGDFVHLAAAVGTANCPGAPRLKFMFGRPAPKAPAPDLTIPEPTDSVTSILARFADAGFSPKEAIALLASHTVAAADVVDVTIPGTPFDSTPFTFDSQVFLEVLLKGKAFPGNGSQPGEVLSPLAGEMRLQSDFVLSQDPRTACFWQEMIDNQDFMMSQFKDAMAKLQVLGQDTRKLVDCSDVVPVPKPFTQKIKFPASFSKKDVQIACHALPFPNIATVAGPAPTIPPV; from the exons ATGGCTTTCGCTCGTCTTCCCGCTATTGTTGCTATTGCTCTCGCAGCTGCTCAATCTGCGTacgctgccgctgctgcaAGACCAGTAACTTGCCCATCTGGCCACACTACTGCAAACGCCGCCTGCTGTG CTCTCTTCCCCGTTGTTGACCTCCTCCAGGACCAACTCTTCGACGGCGCCGAGTGCGGTGAAGAGGCTCACTCCGCCCTTCGTCTGTCCTTCCACGACGCTATTGGTTTCTCCATCCACG GTGGAAAGGGAGGAGGCGCTGACGGTTCTATTCTCGCGTTCAACAAGACCGAAACCGCCTTCCACGCAAACGGAGG TATCGATGATATCACTGACGGTCAATTCCCCATCTGGCAGCAGACCTCTTTGAGCGCTGGTGACTT CGTCCACCTCGCTGCCGCTGTCGGTACCGCCAACTGCCCTGGTGCTCCTCGCCTAAAGTTCATGTTCGGCCGCCCAGCCCCCAAGGCCCCTGCCCCCGATCTCACCATCCCTGAGCCTACCGACAGCGTCACGAGCATCTTGGCTCGCTTTGCCGATGCCGGCTTCTCCCCCAAGGAGGCCATCGCCCTCCTCGCATCCCACACTGTCGCTGCAGCC GATGTTGTCGATGTCACCATCCCCGGAACCCCCTTCGACTC CACCCCGTTCACTTTCGACTCGCAAGTCTTCCTTGAGGTTCTGCTCAAGGGCAAAGCCTTCCCCGGTAACGGCTCGCAACCCGGTGAAGTCCTTTCCCCCTTGGCCGGAGAGATGCGTCTCCAGAGTGACTTCGTCCTCTCTCAAGACCCCAGGACCGCCTGCTTCTGGCAAGAGATGATCG ACAACCAGGACTTCATGATGTCGCAGTTCAAGGATGCCATGGCTAAGCTCCAGGTTCTCGGCCAGGACACCCGCAAGCTCGTCGACTGCTCTGAT GTCGTCCCCGTTCCCAAGCCCTTCACTCAGAAGATCAAGTTCcccgcctccttctccaaGAAGGACGTCCAGATCGCCTGCCACGCTCTTCCCTTCCCCAACATTGCCACTGTTGCCGGACCCGCCCCCACCATCCCCCCTGTGTAA
- a CDS encoding 37S ribosomal protein S19, mitochondrial → MHPSQILLKSGRSAWKGPYFVPFHDLREALTNHIPIKTQARNCTILPNFVGVRFLVHNGRDYEPVLVTQDMVGHKLGEFSFTKKRFTF, encoded by the exons ATGCACCCCAGTCAGATTTTGTTGAAGTCCGGGCGTTCAGCCTGGAAAG GACCTTATTTTGTTCCATTCCATGACCTGCGAGAAGCTCTGACGAACCACATTCCAATCAAGACGCAGGCGCGTAATTGCACCATTCTACCTAACTTTGTTGG TGTACGGTTTCTGGTTCATAATGGGAGAGACTACGAACCAGTATTGGTTACCCAGGACATGGTTGGTCACAAGCTTGGAGAGTTTTCCTTTACGAAGAAGAGATTTACATTTAG
- a CDS encoding ABC1 family protein C10F6.14c yields the protein MSKPYISLLRAAVYPSPLFSESVSPPKLTPEHHQTPSWLWKYTRRMGYFAAGAATIYTVDRVYNASSLTRTLRTFTTSALITWDYKSNFTPGKSEQIPELHERVGQRVFDLLSTNGGLYIKFGQAIAANAAALPEPIQKQFASLFDDAPQVPYSTIHRVFVNELGQPPSGPNGVFEVFEEKAVASASIAQVHKAKLWPTRDESGRVVDEGKWVAVKVQKPDVAKQMEWDIAAFRSVMWMFEHWAFDLPVYFVVDFIADHLRQELDFVNEARNAQQTADYIAKEPLLRDKVYIPKIYEEYTTKKVMVAEWIDGVRLSDREGVYRLMGEALPKKAQHVPEGTTHTHITAVESSDFLTPSTVSSFHYPAHPLKGGVKSLIETLTELFSAQMFKFGQVHCDPHPGNILIRPSPTNRTQPQVVLLDHGLCVQLPEEFKREWAELWRAMLVGDFSGVKSVAERWGFGPLPDLVASFVMMRPTILRKGREVKKTDSGAEKTRKDGENEDRDNEKKRERMSEYELSLKMKQRLKEFLADTDRMPKVILFLNRNMRIMQGNNASFGSPVNGVKITGYWASKEPTRNTHLTFSERTREWYNHTRFQLSMFSMDFAIWKALVGFWLRTLPARMHARLRRAALPQDDNKKKKMTKEEMEEALREFIVDAMGIDLPDELPDLDL from the exons ATGTCCAAACCATATATCTCTCTACTACGGGCAGCTGTCTACCCCTCACCTCTGTTTTCAGAAA GTGTATCTCCACCCAAGTTGACCCCAGAACATCATCAGACACCGTCGTGGCTATGGAAATATACTCGGAGGATGGGGTATTTTGCAGCGGGAGCAGCGACGATATACACGGTGGACAGGGTCTATAACGCGTCTTCTTTAACGCGGACACTGAGGACATTTACAACA AGTGCCTTGATTACCTGGGATTACAAGTCCAATTTCACGCCGGGCAAGAGCGAGCAGATACCGGAGTTGCACGAACGCGTCGGGCAGCGGGTGTTCGACCTGCTTTCGACCAACGGAGGGTTGTACATCAAATTTGG GCAAGCGATAGCTGCGAACGCAGCGGCGCTCCCAGAGCCGATCCAGAAGCAGTTCGCCAGCCTGTTCGACGACGCACCGCAGGTTCCCTACTCAACCATCCACCGTGTATTTGTAAATGAGTTGGGGCAGCCTCCGAGCGGGCCCAACGGTGTATTTGAGgtatttgaagaaaaggctGTGGCCAGCGCAAGCATCGCGCAAGTGCACAAGGCGAAACTCTGGCCCACGCGCGACGAGAGTGGACGTGTAGTAGACGAGGGAAAGTGGGTTGCAGTAAAGGTACAGAAGCCTGACGTGGCAAAGCAAATGGAGTGGGACATTGCTGCGTTCCGCTCTGTTATGTGGATGTTTGAGCATTGGGCGTTTGATCTGCCCGTATATTTCGTCGTTG ATTTTATTGCAGACCATCTAAGGCAAGAACTGGACTTTGTAAATGAAGCACGAAACGCGCAGCAGACAGCTGATTATATCGCAAAAGAACCGCTCCTGCGGGATAAAGTATACATCCCTAAAATCTACGAAGAATACACGACAAAGAAGGTCATGGTGGCTGAGTGGATTGACGGGGTGCGTCTATCAGATAGGGAAGGTGTATATCGCCTCATGGGCGAAGCTCTGCCGAAGAAAGCACAGCATGTACCGGAGGGGACCACACACACCCATATCACAGCAGTCGAAAGCTCCGATTTTTTAACCCCCTCGACAGTATCGTCGTTCCACTACCCAGCGCACCCCCTCAAAGGCGGCGTCAAATCTCTCATCGAAACCCTCACTGAGCTGTTCTCCGCCCAGATGTTCAAGTTTGGACAGGTGCACTGCGATCCCCACCCGGGTAACATCCTCATACGCCCCTCTCCTACAAACCGCACCCAGCCGCAAGTCGTTCTGCTCGATCATGGGCTGTGTGTGCAGCTTCCTGAAGAATTCAAGAGGGAGTGGGCGGAGCTGTGGCGGGCGATGCTGGTGGGTGATTTTAGTGGAGTGAAGAGTGTTGCGGAGCGATGGGGGTTCGGCCCGTTACCTGATTTGGTGGCGAGCTTTGTGATGATGCGGCCGACGATTTTGAGGAAGGGGAGAGAGGTCAAGAAGACTGATTCAGGGGCAGAGAAAACGAGAAAAGACGGAGAAAACGAGGATAGAGATaacgagaaaaagagagaacgGATGTCAGAGTACGAGCTCAGTctgaagatgaagcagaGGCTGAAGGAATTTTTGGCGGACACGGATCGGATGCCCAAAGTCATTCTGTTTCTGAACAGAAATATGCGGATAATGCAAG GGAACAACGCGTCATTCGGCAGTCCCGTCAACGGCGTCAAAATTACAGGCTACTGGGCTTCGAAGGAGCCCACTCGAAACACTCACCTCACATTCTCCGAGCGCACGCGGGAGTGGTACAACCACACACGTTTCCAGCTCAGCATGTTCAGCATGGACTTCGCCATTTGGAAGGCATTGGTCGGGTTCTGGCTGCGCACACTTCCCGCTCGGATGCACGCTCGGCTGCGTCGTGCTGCGCTGCCGCAGgacgacaacaagaagaaaaagatgacaaaggaggagatggaggaggcACTAAGGGAGTTTATTGTCGACGCCATGGGCATTGATCTGCCGGATGAACTCCCTGACTTGGACCTGTGA